In Treponema sp. OMZ 798, the following proteins share a genomic window:
- a CDS encoding DUF4300 family protein has translation MKKILALVLTIFIVFISCQKNKPLFSNMSDEESLEEVKTALNANLDSKNVEAFINGVIDYNETIEKVSLRGKFEKDKPEYDLEKIYELWPAKKGDFIGTNCRINTFMLLKSNIEIREGKIDDSLLFMDKDAVSTGKIFNDQDTQKFKRLFSKVKTENTKDIRIHAQKMKEHFSNIKFDKNAKMLSVVLHDNFDGDFLFIGHAGVLVKNKGKFLFVEKLSFDEPFQAIKFSTKEDCYNYLFLKYKHYHDETTAKPFIMENNELIELALY, from the coding sequence ATGAAAAAAATATTAGCATTGGTTTTGACCATTTTTATTGTATTTATATCGTGTCAAAAAAATAAACCCTTATTTTCAAACATGAGCGATGAGGAAAGTTTAGAAGAAGTAAAAACCGCTTTAAATGCAAATTTGGACAGCAAAAATGTAGAAGCCTTTATAAATGGAGTTATCGACTATAACGAAACCATAGAAAAAGTTAGTTTAAGAGGCAAATTTGAAAAAGACAAGCCGGAGTATGATCTGGAAAAAATCTATGAATTGTGGCCGGCAAAAAAAGGAGACTTTATAGGCACAAATTGCAGAATAAATACCTTTATGCTTTTAAAAAGCAATATTGAAATCAGAGAAGGAAAAATTGATGACTCTTTACTGTTTATGGACAAAGATGCCGTCAGTACAGGAAAAATCTTTAATGATCAAGACACTCAAAAATTTAAAAGACTTTTTTCAAAGGTAAAAACCGAAAACACTAAGGATATCCGCATTCATGCTCAAAAGATGAAAGAGCATTTTTCAAATATAAAATTCGATAAAAATGCAAAAATGCTTTCGGTTGTCCTGCACGATAATTTTGACGGTGATTTTCTTTTTATAGGCCATGCAGGTGTATTAGTCAAAAACAAGGGCAAATTTTTGTTTGTAGAAAAACTTTCTTTTGATGAACCTTTTCAAGCAATAAAATTCAGTACAAAGGAAGATTGCTATAATTATTTGTTTTTAAAATATAAACACTACCATGACGAAACTACGGCAAAACCTTTTATCATGGAAAACAATGAGCTTATAGAATTGGCTCTGTATTAA
- a CDS encoding flagellar hook-length control protein FliK yields MQALDVRMQALPVKEPEREEPGDIKRADTEPVRNGDSFLAMIKKMIAAAKDGSKEIDEARFEDARLREDKMRDSSLQKEAGRQDTEFSAKDSARNAKSLNAAETDNLPNSKEAYLKEPKDLLKKPTNGIQKLNSEHLQAEKTQKDMPELNLKILNEDFKGEIKDFLPQDVKEDENLTLLSDEALKKLDKAGKKKAQCLDEEKAEQAGKLVSLSKADKKDLSKKIAPQSEAVKESLNKKPVSKSRPKISVEDLRSMPSVQSDAAIHTAGSESRVETDNSVDMVIDFSGKPQNTAQGGDLQNTQNGSEAQKTPQTFSAMLSQEIRESAADFVQAGKIVLRDNNAGEIRLHLRPENLGAVKINLELSEGKRVTGTVTVASKEAYEAFEKNLDNLAKEFKENGFEFAEFNLDWSGASGQEGFAEGFESFSGFAYKNPEQDLRQLEKTADNLSTYSYVYGSTVDLLA; encoded by the coding sequence ATGCAAGCACTTGATGTTCGTATGCAGGCTTTGCCGGTAAAAGAGCCGGAAAGAGAAGAACCTGGGGACATTAAAAGAGCTGATACGGAACCTGTAAGAAACGGAGATTCATTCCTGGCAATGATCAAAAAGATGATTGCCGCCGCCAAGGATGGAAGCAAGGAGATTGATGAAGCCCGATTTGAAGATGCCCGCCTTAGGGAAGATAAAATGAGGGATTCATCGCTTCAAAAGGAAGCAGGAAGGCAAGATACGGAATTCTCGGCTAAAGACTCGGCCCGTAACGCCAAGAGTTTGAATGCTGCCGAAACCGATAATCTGCCTAATTCCAAAGAAGCTTATTTAAAAGAGCCCAAGGATTTACTAAAAAAGCCTACGAACGGAATTCAAAAGCTGAACTCGGAACACTTGCAGGCTGAAAAGACACAAAAAGATATGCCTGAATTAAATCTTAAAATTCTCAATGAAGATTTTAAGGGTGAAATTAAGGACTTTTTGCCTCAAGATGTAAAAGAAGATGAAAATCTTACTCTTCTTTCCGATGAAGCTTTAAAAAAGTTGGACAAGGCGGGAAAGAAAAAAGCTCAGTGCCTTGACGAAGAAAAGGCTGAACAGGCAGGAAAGTTGGTATCCTTATCCAAGGCCGATAAAAAAGATTTATCAAAAAAGATAGCTCCTCAAAGTGAGGCTGTGAAGGAAAGCTTAAACAAAAAGCCGGTTTCCAAGTCTAGACCTAAGATTTCTGTAGAAGACTTACGCTCGATGCCTTCAGTTCAATCGGATGCTGCTATTCATACGGCAGGTTCCGAATCGAGGGTGGAAACCGATAATTCCGTCGATATGGTAATCGATTTTAGCGGTAAGCCTCAAAATACGGCTCAGGGCGGCGATCTTCAAAACACTCAAAATGGAAGCGAGGCTCAAAAGACTCCCCAAACTTTTTCAGCTATGCTGAGTCAGGAAATAAGAGAGTCGGCAGCAGACTTTGTACAAGCCGGAAAAATAGTTCTTCGAGACAATAATGCAGGAGAAATAAGGCTGCATCTAAGGCCTGAAAATCTGGGAGCCGTAAAAATCAATTTGGAGCTGAGTGAGGGGAAAAGGGTTACCGGAACAGTAACTGTTGCCTCTAAAGAAGCCTACGAAGCCTTTGAAAAAAATTTGGATAATTTGGCTAAAGAATTTAAAGAAAACGGCTTTGAATTTGCCGAATTTAATTTAGATTGGTCGGGAGCTTCGGGTCAAGAAGGCTTTGCCGAAGGTTTTGAATCCTTTTCGGGCTTTGCCTATAAAAATCCGGAACAAGATTTAAGGCAGCTTGAAAAAACGGCCGATAATCTGAGTACCTACAGTTACGTTTATGGTTCAACTGTAGATCTTTTGGCTTAA
- the hutH gene encoding histidine ammonia-lyase, translating to MDALILTGSPLSLEDVYSVAYNKRQVKISDDAEDRVKKARQILFDMAAEGKPVYGLNRGVGWNKDKEFDEDFFAAYNRNLLNSHCLGVKPYHPDEQVRAILLLRLNKALTGHTGISAELLHHYRDFLNFGIHPRIPMRSSIGEGDITTLSHIGLAFIGEEDVSFNGEIMNSKIAMEKVGLTPAKLGPKDGLSIVSCNAQGEAMTAIVLKEIEDLVYMSNLIFCLSLEGLNGVVQSLREDVNAVRGIKGQIKAAKMCRDFLKGSFLHDPDPERALQDPLSFRCAHSVNGTMYDAMDYVKEQLLTTMNTTDDNPCIIIDEHSSFVSANFEITSLAIGVEMLATALSHLSKTSCYRMIKLADPNFTKLNRFLTPQDVKTIAFGTIQKTFTMLDTQNRGLANPSSMDFYSLAGTIEDHASNLPLACYKIFQMLDNIRYIIGIEAMHAAQAIDLRGNKKLGEGTKKAYSLIREVLPFYNEDRNISRDIETMYEFIKSKKLLNI from the coding sequence ATGGATGCTTTAATTTTAACAGGCAGCCCATTATCCTTGGAAGATGTATACTCTGTCGCTTACAATAAGCGGCAGGTAAAAATTTCCGATGATGCGGAAGACAGGGTAAAAAAAGCCCGCCAAATCTTATTTGATATGGCAGCTGAGGGAAAGCCCGTATACGGTCTTAACCGAGGAGTAGGCTGGAACAAGGATAAAGAATTTGATGAGGATTTTTTTGCTGCCTATAACCGCAACCTTTTAAACAGCCATTGTTTAGGAGTAAAACCCTATCACCCTGATGAACAGGTAAGAGCTATCTTGCTATTAAGATTAAACAAAGCACTAACAGGACACACAGGAATTTCGGCAGAGCTTTTACACCATTACAGAGATTTTCTGAATTTTGGAATTCATCCGAGAATCCCCATGAGGTCTTCAATCGGGGAAGGAGATATAACGACCCTCTCCCACATAGGCCTTGCCTTTATCGGGGAGGAAGATGTTTCTTTTAACGGAGAAATAATGAATTCCAAGATTGCAATGGAAAAAGTAGGACTTACGCCCGCAAAACTAGGCCCCAAGGACGGTTTGAGCATAGTCTCCTGCAATGCACAAGGTGAAGCAATGACCGCCATTGTCTTAAAAGAAATAGAAGATTTGGTTTATATGTCCAACCTGATATTTTGTTTAAGCCTTGAAGGACTTAACGGAGTTGTTCAATCATTAAGAGAAGATGTAAATGCCGTCAGAGGAATCAAGGGGCAAATAAAAGCAGCCAAAATGTGCAGAGACTTTTTAAAGGGCAGTTTTTTACATGATCCCGATCCTGAAAGAGCCTTACAAGACCCCTTGAGCTTTAGGTGTGCTCATTCGGTCAACGGAACAATGTATGATGCAATGGATTATGTCAAAGAACAATTACTTACTACAATGAACACAACAGACGATAATCCATGTATAATAATCGATGAACATTCCTCCTTTGTAAGTGCAAACTTTGAGATCACATCCCTAGCAATCGGAGTCGAAATGCTTGCCACAGCTTTAAGTCACTTATCCAAGACTTCTTGTTACAGAATGATAAAGCTTGCAGATCCGAATTTTACCAAACTAAACAGGTTTTTAACACCTCAAGATGTAAAAACTATTGCTTTCGGTACAATTCAAAAAACCTTTACAATGTTGGACACACAAAACAGAGGTTTGGCAAATCCGTCATCGATGGATTTTTATTCTCTGGCAGGAACCATTGAAGACCACGCAAGTAATTTACCCTTGGCATGTTATAAAATATTTCAAATGCTTGATAATATACGTTATATTATCGGAATTGAAGCTATGCATGCAGCACAGGCAATCGACTTGCGAGGAAATAAAAAGTTGGGCGAAGGAACAAAAAAAGCATATTCTCTTATACGAGAAGTCTTACCCTTCTACAATGAAGACAGAAATATAAGCCGTGACATCGAAACAATGTACGAGTTTATAAAATCAAAAAAACTATTAAATATCTAA
- a CDS encoding Rpn family recombination-promoting nuclease/putative transposase yields MNNEKTILNPKTDWVFKLMFSKGEEGNKALISFLNAFLEDSYGKIKKAEILNTELIRDRPSAETYRLDFLIKTDTGLLVDLEMQQFWKTNYPRRSQMYLMRLASRFLKTEPKEDDFLYAISLSVFGCDVPKNAELVRMPEVSVIQYLYVELNELIVYTMKKKLEEYNLKDFWIRFLANYEEDKKSGMLEELCRLEEGIKMAEATLFRVTDEERRMAIELSNEKYEMYVECERNEARREGLAEGRTTGLAEGSHQKALETAKNLLEMGLSHNNIAKATGLSVKEIEQL; encoded by the coding sequence ATGAACAATGAAAAAACTATTTTAAACCCCAAGACCGATTGGGTATTTAAGCTGATGTTTTCAAAAGGCGAGGAAGGAAACAAGGCTCTTATAAGTTTTCTCAATGCTTTTTTAGAAGATTCTTACGGTAAAATCAAAAAGGCCGAAATCCTAAATACCGAGCTCATCCGCGACAGACCATCGGCTGAAACCTACCGCCTAGACTTTTTAATTAAAACCGACACAGGCCTTCTTGTAGACCTTGAAATGCAGCAATTTTGGAAAACCAACTATCCAAGGCGGAGTCAAATGTATCTTATGCGGTTAGCTTCGCGCTTTTTAAAGACTGAGCCTAAAGAAGACGACTTTTTGTACGCCATAAGCCTTTCGGTCTTTGGCTGCGATGTTCCCAAAAACGCTGAGCTTGTCAGGATGCCTGAAGTTTCGGTAATTCAATATCTTTATGTTGAATTAAACGAGCTAATAGTTTATACTATGAAAAAGAAGCTTGAAGAGTATAATTTAAAAGATTTTTGGATAAGGTTTTTAGCCAACTATGAAGAAGATAAAAAAAGCGGGATGTTGGAAGAATTATGCAGATTAGAGGAGGGTATAAAAATGGCAGAAGCGACACTCTTTAGGGTAACGGATGAAGAGAGGCGAATGGCAATAGAACTCTCTAACGAAAAATACGAGATGTATGTCGAATGTGAAAGGAATGAAGCCAGAAGAGAGGGATTAGCTGAGGGCCGGACAACAGGTTTGGCTGAGGGTTCTCATCAAAAAGCCCTTGAAACAGCAAAAAATTTACTTGAGATGGGATTATCGCACAATAATATTGCAAAAGCAACAGGCCTTTCAGTTAAAGAAATAGAACAACTCTAA
- a CDS encoding flagellar FlbD family protein has protein sequence MVQVTRLNGTKYWINPHQIETIECNPDVTLQMLSGKYYVIKESPEEILEAIVAYRRKIGVFKNEL, from the coding sequence ATGGTACAGGTAACGCGGCTAAACGGAACAAAGTATTGGATAAATCCTCATCAAATCGAAACGATAGAGTGTAATCCCGATGTTACTTTGCAAATGCTTTCAGGAAAGTACTATGTAATTAAGGAAAGTCCTGAAGAAATTTTGGAAGCTATAGTCGCGTACCGCCGTAAAATCGGCGTATTTAAAAATGAGTTGTAG
- the flgD gene encoding flagellar hook assembly protein FlgD, giving the protein MQVNNINRSVVNTALEQAEMMKDFKSEMSPEEKALLSLQVDTLNKQNFAETRVPKQQLGKDEFLQLLIAQLTHQDPTSPMEDTQFIGQMAQFSSLEQMTNMNKNFAALNELMTGSSAVNAVGKKVDLDLGSSKVSGYISAATRGINPEVMVNGNWYNWSAVKTVYAENN; this is encoded by the coding sequence ATGCAAGTAAATAATATTAATAGAAGCGTTGTGAACACCGCTCTTGAACAAGCGGAAATGATGAAGGATTTTAAATCCGAGATGAGTCCTGAGGAAAAGGCTCTTTTAAGCCTTCAGGTTGACACCTTAAATAAGCAAAATTTTGCAGAAACGAGGGTTCCTAAGCAGCAGCTTGGAAAAGACGAATTTCTTCAGCTTTTAATTGCTCAGTTGACCCATCAGGACCCTACATCTCCGATGGAAGACACTCAATTTATCGGGCAAATGGCTCAATTTTCATCCCTTGAGCAGATGACCAATATGAATAAAAACTTTGCCGCCTTAAACGAGCTTATGACAGGCTCATCGGCTGTAAACGCCGTCGGCAAAAAAGTCGACCTTGATTTAGGTTCTTCTAAAGTTTCAGGATATATTTCGGCCGCAACACGCGGTATAAATCCTGAAGTTATGGTAAACGGAAACTGGTACAACTGGTCTGCCGTTAAAACGGTTTATGCAGAAAACAATTAG
- a CDS encoding DUF2871 family protein encodes MYIVESVFDLSYLALVMALSIKLLLQKDRTAKLFGLMALLLGAGDSFHLLPRVISMWHKGGFEANAFYLSIGVLITSITMTIFYLMFYHYYKIKTNTSSRTKDMLIYGLALIRLILTLMPQNEWGMADASYTWSIIRNIPFAALGAVLIYFFYQARKTPGLEHMALLTALSFLFYLPVVLFSKTVPVVGSLMMPKTVAYVGIVYVGFKHFIPKFNLRSILENSFVYLILGLAAGFFFREFTKFNAFDGITYLSLMHAHVLVLGVVLSLAAYLAFKQVPALDEKKLACVTRANYFWNTGLLITVVLMLLRGIITVLGNNYTSKAQDAALSGIAGIGHILLAFGLIYTFLIILKTRED; translated from the coding sequence ATGTACATTGTTGAATCTGTTTTTGATTTGAGCTATTTGGCTCTGGTTATGGCTCTAAGCATAAAGCTTTTGTTACAAAAGGATAGAACAGCAAAGCTGTTTGGGCTTATGGCTCTTCTTTTAGGTGCCGGGGATTCATTTCACCTTCTTCCCCGTGTAATTTCTATGTGGCACAAGGGCGGTTTTGAGGCAAATGCCTTCTACCTCTCAATCGGAGTTTTAATAACCTCCATTACAATGACTATTTTTTATCTTATGTTCTATCATTATTATAAGATAAAAACCAATACAAGCAGCAGGACAAAGGATATGCTTATATACGGTTTGGCACTCATAAGGTTGATACTCACCCTTATGCCTCAAAATGAGTGGGGTATGGCCGATGCAAGCTATACTTGGAGCATAATCCGTAATATCCCCTTTGCTGCTCTCGGTGCTGTTTTGATTTATTTCTTTTACCAAGCTAGAAAAACCCCCGGCTTGGAGCACATGGCCTTATTAACTGCCTTGAGTTTTTTATTCTATTTACCGGTTGTATTGTTTTCAAAAACCGTGCCTGTTGTCGGCTCTCTTATGATGCCCAAGACTGTGGCCTATGTGGGAATTGTATATGTAGGATTTAAGCATTTTATACCCAAATTCAACCTAAGAAGTATCTTGGAGAATTCTTTTGTGTACTTGATTTTAGGTTTGGCCGCCGGTTTTTTTTTTAGGGAATTTACAAAATTCAATGCCTTTGACGGTATAACTTATCTAAGCTTGATGCATGCCCATGTTTTGGTTTTAGGGGTTGTACTTTCCTTGGCTGCCTACCTTGCATTTAAACAGGTTCCGGCTCTTGACGAAAAAAAACTTGCCTGTGTCACAAGGGCTAATTATTTTTGGAATACGGGGCTTCTTATTACTGTAGTCCTCATGCTTTTGAGAGGTATTATTACCGTTTTAGGAAATAATTATACCTCAAAGGCCCAAGATGCAGCCCTTTCAGGCATAGCCGGAATAGGCCACATCCTTTTGGCTTTCGGCCTCATATATACATTTTTGATTATTCTTAAAACAAGAGAGGATTAA
- the flgE gene encoding flagellar hook protein FlgE yields the protein MMRSLFSGVTGMQNHQTRMDVIGNNVANVNTTGFKRGRVNFQDLISQQLSGAARPTEELGGVNPKEVGLGMMVASIDTIFTQGALQTTGVNTDLAIQGNGFFILKDGEKSFYTRAGAFGLDREGTLVNPANGMRVQGWMAEETDGFRLINTSGQTEDLIIPIGQKIDAKATTSVDYACNLDKRLPELPEGANRAQILESTWSTEFKVYDSFGEAHELQIDFARVPGEVNAWQATVNVDPTNAEATATRAGMGTTDGVENSFIVRFDNNGHLASVTDTAGNVSGPAGKVSVQVSFNVVGANPEEGGAPTRQTLDVNLGEIGTSINTITQFSQQSSTKAYQQDGYGMGYLENFRIDQSGVITGVYSNGVRQELGQIAMASFTNQGGLEKAGQNTYVQSNNSGVANISTSGTVGKGYLIGGTLEMSNVDLTDQFVDMIVTQKGFQAGAKTIQTSDTMLETVLNLKR from the coding sequence ATGATGAGATCATTATTTTCGGGTGTTACCGGAATGCAAAACCACCAAACAAGAATGGACGTTATCGGAAATAACGTAGCTAACGTAAATACAACAGGTTTTAAAAGAGGAAGAGTAAACTTCCAAGATTTAATTTCACAGCAATTAAGCGGCGCAGCCCGTCCTACCGAGGAACTTGGAGGTGTAAACCCTAAAGAAGTCGGCTTGGGTATGATGGTTGCAAGTATCGACACAATCTTTACACAGGGAGCCTTGCAGACAACAGGTGTTAACACCGACCTTGCAATCCAGGGAAACGGCTTTTTTATTCTTAAAGACGGAGAAAAATCTTTTTATACAAGAGCCGGTGCTTTCGGTTTAGACAGAGAAGGAACCTTGGTAAACCCTGCAAACGGAATGAGAGTGCAAGGTTGGATGGCAGAGGAAACCGATGGTTTTAGGCTTATCAACACTTCAGGTCAAACCGAAGATCTTATTATTCCTATAGGCCAAAAAATAGATGCAAAGGCAACTACAAGCGTAGATTATGCTTGTAACCTTGATAAGCGATTGCCGGAATTGCCGGAAGGAGCAAACAGAGCACAGATTTTGGAATCTACATGGTCTACCGAATTTAAAGTTTATGATAGCTTCGGTGAAGCCCATGAGCTTCAAATCGATTTTGCAAGAGTTCCCGGAGAGGTCAACGCTTGGCAGGCGACCGTAAATGTTGATCCGACAAATGCAGAAGCTACAGCAACAAGAGCCGGAATGGGAACAACCGATGGTGTTGAAAACAGCTTTATAGTCCGTTTTGATAATAACGGACATCTGGCTTCCGTTACAGATACGGCCGGAAATGTAAGCGGTCCGGCAGGTAAGGTTTCCGTGCAAGTTTCTTTCAATGTTGTGGGAGCAAACCCTGAAGAAGGCGGTGCTCCGACAAGACAGACCTTGGATGTAAATTTGGGGGAAATAGGAACTTCAATAAATACCATAACACAGTTTTCTCAGCAGAGCAGTACAAAGGCTTACCAGCAGGATGGTTACGGTATGGGCTACCTTGAAAACTTTAGAATTGACCAAAGTGGTGTGATAACCGGCGTTTATTCAAACGGTGTAAGACAGGAGCTGGGGCAAATTGCTATGGCAAGTTTTACCAATCAGGGCGGTCTCGAAAAAGCCGGTCAGAATACCTATGTTCAATCCAATAACTCGGGCGTTGCCAATATTTCTACATCGGGCACTGTCGGAAAGGGTTATCTGATAGGCGGAACCCTCGAAATGAGTAATGTAGACCTAACCGACCAATTTGTAGATATGATCGTAACTCAAAAAGGTTTTCAAGCAGGTGCTAAAACAATACAAACTTCAGATACAATGCTTGAAACAGTCTTGAACTTGAAACGATAG
- a CDS encoding nuclear transport factor 2 family protein: METQQILQNFFEAENKRDWAAYKKFLHPEVVWQLFNNGSQNIKGTDEYMQFIKNAYKNTDIKFTCKDMKISNSGNRIAACLINDKGTISIDIFDFKDNLIYREYEFILD; the protein is encoded by the coding sequence ATGGAAACACAGCAAATTTTACAAAATTTTTTTGAGGCGGAAAATAAGCGGGACTGGGCAGCATATAAAAAATTTTTACATCCTGAAGTTGTATGGCAGTTATTCAATAACGGATCCCAGAATATTAAAGGGACTGATGAATATATGCAGTTTATAAAAAATGCCTATAAAAATACGGATATAAAATTTACCTGCAAGGACATGAAAATTTCTAACTCGGGCAACCGCATAGCTGCCTGTTTAATAAATGACAAAGGAACCATATCTATCGATATTTTTGATTTTAAAGATAATCTCATATATCGGGAATATGAATTTATATTGGATTAA
- a CDS encoding motility protein A, protein MDIASFIGIFGGIAVVAFGAILGGSAGGLIHPASMFITMGGSYMCLFLTYPLSYTIGIFKVVARVFKVTDYGEKALVQRFVALSEKSRRAGLLALEEEIEDFEDPFMRSGLRNVVDGIDGEAIRSLMENELNQMEERHNTWISLVNAWATLAPGFGMLGTVIGLIGMLLNLDDKSALGPNMATALVTTFYGSLMQNWLLVPIATKLMYQNNMEVKSKEMIIEGVLGIQAGDNPRILAQRLVTYLTPSDRKAIEAEVLKD, encoded by the coding sequence ATGGATATAGCGTCGTTTATAGGAATATTCGGAGGTATAGCAGTTGTAGCATTCGGTGCCATCCTCGGCGGTTCGGCCGGAGGTCTTATTCACCCGGCTTCAATGTTCATTACGATGGGCGGCTCCTACATGTGTCTTTTTTTAACCTATCCTTTATCTTATACAATAGGAATTTTCAAGGTTGTTGCAAGGGTTTTTAAGGTAACCGATTACGGAGAAAAAGCCTTAGTACAGCGCTTTGTCGCTCTTTCCGAAAAAAGCCGCCGTGCAGGCCTTCTTGCTTTGGAAGAAGAAATTGAAGACTTTGAAGATCCCTTTATGCGTTCGGGTTTACGGAACGTAGTTGACGGTATTGACGGTGAAGCTATCCGCTCTCTTATGGAAAACGAGCTTAACCAAATGGAAGAACGTCATAATACATGGATTTCGCTGGTAAACGCTTGGGCTACGCTTGCGCCCGGTTTCGGTATGTTGGGAACGGTTATAGGTCTTATAGGTATGTTGTTGAACTTGGATGATAAGAGCGCCCTAGGTCCTAACATGGCTACGGCTCTTGTTACTACCTTTTACGGTTCTCTTATGCAAAACTGGTTATTGGTTCCTATAGCAACAAAACTTATGTACCAAAACAATATGGAAGTAAAATCAAAAGAGATGATTATAGAAGGGGTTTTGGGAATTCAAGCCGGAGATAACCCTAGAATTTTGGCTCAAAGGCTTGTTACATATTTGACGCCTTCCGACAGAAAGGCAATAGAAGCTGAAGTCTTAAAGGATTAA
- a CDS encoding BCCT family transporter: MNDNAKKEIRWSVFIPAFSFVLIAAIIGIVNNEALTSLSNKFFAWSLESFGWLYQITVMAVFIITCVIMFSKLGSVRIGGKDAKPKYSFGTWFAMTLTGGVATGIVTWGVNEPIIYLGNVWGELDAIGIQPGTAEAARFAMGRCFYNWTFIPYAIYALAGVVVAYIYFNKKEQLNVTSTLQPLFGDKIKKGVASSIIDTLSMLAIAIGLCTALTMCITLIITGLNASYGVSNSLTMFIVVGVLIVAMFTLSSYVGLDKGLKKLAGINAYFYYGLLILLLVTGPTLYILRNTTAGMAEWLHNFWRWGLDPIDIGGAPLTRSWTLFDFAFWVAYAPVTGIFLGQISYGRTIRECLIVNLVLPAVFGIVWFGVWGSTALNMQLTGQVDLVGVIQNSNAVMGLFEFIKNIPLAAILVPVNLFVILISFVTAADATANNVASMCIKNIPIGSEAPRYLKVLWGVIIGVVAIVMAAFGGGEQGVAGVKSLAAAGGFVVLFIFILQVISAIKMFFVDKIVE; the protein is encoded by the coding sequence ATGAATGATAACGCAAAAAAAGAAATAAGATGGTCGGTTTTTATTCCGGCATTTTCGTTTGTACTCATTGCCGCTATTATCGGTATAGTAAACAATGAAGCACTTACCAGCCTTTCAAATAAATTCTTTGCATGGTCTCTGGAAAGTTTCGGCTGGTTATATCAAATTACGGTAATGGCCGTATTTATCATTACCTGTGTAATAATGTTTTCAAAACTCGGAAGCGTCAGAATCGGCGGTAAAGATGCAAAACCGAAATATTCTTTCGGCACATGGTTTGCTATGACCCTTACGGGAGGTGTTGCAACAGGAATCGTAACATGGGGTGTAAACGAGCCCATTATCTATTTGGGAAATGTATGGGGAGAACTAGATGCAATAGGTATTCAGCCGGGAACCGCAGAAGCAGCCCGCTTTGCAATGGGAAGATGTTTTTATAACTGGACCTTTATACCCTATGCTATTTATGCCCTTGCTGGTGTTGTTGTAGCTTACATATATTTTAACAAAAAAGAACAATTAAACGTAACCTCAACCTTACAGCCCTTGTTCGGAGACAAAATTAAAAAAGGAGTTGCATCAAGCATAATCGATACCCTTTCAATGCTTGCAATCGCAATCGGTCTTTGTACGGCTCTTACAATGTGTATAACATTGATAATAACCGGTCTAAATGCTTCATACGGCGTATCAAACAGTTTGACAATGTTCATAGTAGTAGGAGTTTTAATTGTTGCAATGTTTACACTTTCTTCCTATGTAGGTCTTGATAAGGGATTAAAGAAACTTGCCGGCATTAACGCATACTTCTATTACGGCTTGCTCATCCTCTTACTTGTAACAGGCCCGACCCTTTACATTTTGCGGAATACTACAGCAGGTATGGCAGAATGGCTCCACAACTTCTGGAGATGGGGCTTGGATCCTATCGATATCGGAGGAGCACCTCTTACACGATCTTGGACTCTTTTTGACTTTGCATTCTGGGTAGCTTATGCACCGGTAACGGGAATCTTCTTAGGACAGATTTCTTACGGAAGAACTATCAGAGAATGTTTAATTGTAAACCTTGTTCTTCCCGCAGTATTCGGTATTGTTTGGTTCGGAGTATGGGGAAGCACAGCCTTAAATATGCAGTTAACAGGTCAGGTTGACTTGGTAGGCGTAATTCAAAATTCAAATGCGGTTATGGGATTATTTGAATTTATAAAGAACATTCCTCTTGCAGCCATACTTGTTCCGGTAAACCTCTTTGTAATTTTGATATCGTTTGTAACAGCAGCCGATGCAACAGCAAACAATGTTGCATCTATGTGTATCAAAAATATCCCTATCGGTTCCGAAGCTCCCAGATACTTAAAGGTTCTTTGGGGTGTTATCATCGGTGTCGTTGCCATAGTTATGGCAGCCTTCGGCGGTGGCGAACAAGGTGTTGCAGGCGTTAAGTCTTTAGCGGCAGCAGGCGGTTTTGTCGTATTATTCATTTTCATTCTACAGGTAATATCGGCAATCAAGATGTTCTTTGTGGACAAAATCGTAGAATAA